In Vigna unguiculata cultivar IT97K-499-35 chromosome 3, ASM411807v1, whole genome shotgun sequence, a single genomic region encodes these proteins:
- the LOC114177166 gene encoding F-box only protein 6-like, translating into MEEDEEEGHAMLITHLHHHHFSHTLLPSFTLQPHPTLSQQLPRWSFYGIDDYFVDDFCGLVMAAGKSGSFRMMEPLKHASKKSRRDRSRGKSSGRSSSDEAMEQQIWKDLPEDLFEPVIARLPIATFFRFRTVCQRWNSLLSSQSFSQHCAQVQQANPWFYTVTHEHTNSAAMYDPSMKKWYHPTTLALPAELIVLPVASAGGLVCFLDVYGQTLYVCNPLSESVKELPSCSVRVGSRAAVGMTVDENSTGAAVYRIMLVGCDGEYEIYDSGTKSWSYPGNMPADIKLPLSLNFRSQAIFIDSTLYFMHSDPEGIVSYDMATGVWVQYIIPAPLHLSDHTLAECDGRILLVGLLTKNAATCICIWELQKMTFLWKEVDRMPNVWCLDFYGKHVRMNCLGNKGLLLLSLRSRQMNRLVTYNIASKEWVKVPGCVMPHGRKRQWIAHGTAFYPCLTATA; encoded by the coding sequence ATGGTCCTTCTATGGCATTGATGATTACTTCGTAGATGATTTCTGTGGCCTTGTAATGGCAGCTGGAAAGTCTGGAAGTTTCAGGATGATGGAGCCTCTAAAGCATGCATCTAAGAAGTCTCGAAGAGACAGGAGCCGAGGAAAATCATCTGGAAGGTCCTCCAGCGATGAAGCTATGGAACAACAAATTTGGAAAGATTTGCCTGAGGATCTATTTGAGCCTGTGATTGCACGACTTCCCATTGCAACATTTTTCCGTTTCCGCACTGTATGCCAGCGATGGAATTCCTTGCTGAGTTCTCAAAGTTTTTCTCAACATTGTGCTCAAGTCCAACAAGCGAACCCATGGTTTTACACTGTTACTCATGAACATACAAATTCTGCAGCCATGTATGACCCTTCTATGAAGAAGTGGTACCACCCCACTACATTAGCACTACCCGCAGAGTTGATAGTTTTGCCAGTGGCTTCTGCAGGGGGTTTAGTTTGTTTTCTTGACGTATATGGTCAAACTTTATATGTTTGTAACCCATTGAGTGAATCCGTAAAGGAGTTACCATCTTGTTCAGTAAGGGTTGGGTCTCGCGCTGCTGTGGGAATGACAGTAGATGAGAACTCAACTGGTGCTGCTGTCTACAGGATCATGCTGGTGGGTTGTGATGGAGAATATGAAATTTATGACTCGGGAACAAAGTCATGGAGCTATCCAGGAAACATGCCGGCGGATATTAAGCTGCCACTATCTCTGAATTTTAGGTCACAAGCGATTTTCATTGACAGCACCCTTTACTTCATGCATTCGGATCCTGAAGGGATTGTTTCCTATGATATGGCAACTGGGGTTTGGGTGCAGTACATAATCCCAGCGCCATTGCATCTGAGTGACCACACACTTGCTGAGTGTGATGGTCGGATATTGCTTGTGGGGTTGCTCACAAAGAATGCAGCCACCTGTATATGCATATGGGAGCTGCAGAAGATGACTTTCTTGTGGAAGGAGGTTGACAGAATGCCAAACGTATGGTGCTTGGACTTTTATGGGAAGCACGTTAGAATGAATTGCTTGGGAAACAAAGGCTTGCTCTTGTTATCATTGAGATCAAGACAAATGAATCGATTAGTTACATACAACATTGCAAGTAAGGAATGGGTGAAGGTTCCTGGGTGTGTGATGCCACATGGAAGAAAACGGCAATGGATAGCACATGGTACTGCATTTTATCCATGCCTCACTGCGACGGCTTGA
- the LOC114177167 gene encoding stress-associated endoplasmic reticulum protein 2-like, whose product MTTSRRFADRKVEKFEKNITKRGFVPDTTSKKGKDYPVGPLLLGFFVFVVIGSSLFQIIRTATSGGMA is encoded by the exons ATG ACGACATCAAGGCGCTTTGCTGACAGGAAGGTGGAGAAGTTTGAGAAGAACATTACCAAAAGAGGATTTGTGCCGGACACAACCTCTAAAAAGGGAAAAGACTATCCTGTTGGTCCACTGCTGCTGGGTTTCTTCGTCTTTGTCGTCATTGGTTCAT CTCTCTTCCAGATTATCAGAACAGCAACAAGTGGAGGCATGGCTTAA